A window from Acidobacteriota bacterium encodes these proteins:
- a CDS encoding cell division protein FtsH, with protein LNDFFARKSACQLFGIHSIMGHESTGLAQLLSPSPIPTEIGPLQHDEIDIGEAEPVRCLKNGLWLATEARMPYAVLMGPSIQHGCPAGVLVEIAIPSGEAGSEFSQAFFRQVEIGVNAGRAYRGRVISLEQEQRFAGFGGTVKVHRLHKVTQDQVILPQKTLALLERNIHKFVSVRDQIKDRNFSAKKGLLFYGPPGTGKTHTIHYLASELPGHTTLLVTAEQVACIGEYFRLARFLQPSIMIIEDVDLIARSRDHIGTPFQEALLNKLLNEMDGLREDAEVIFILTTNRPDNLESALTARPGRIDQAIEFPLPDEDGRAKLIRLYSRGLEIDGDVISSTVSKTKGTSAAFIKELMRRSAQFHFENADDGRLRSSSVDSALEEMVFTGGALNLKLLGGTGSELAGMRSSFVVSSN; from the coding sequence CTGAATGACTTCTTTGCCAGAAAGTCGGCCTGTCAACTATTTGGAATCCACTCCATTATGGGACATGAGAGCACAGGGCTAGCCCAGCTGCTCAGTCCTTCTCCGATACCCACTGAGATCGGCCCTTTGCAACATGACGAGATCGATATCGGTGAGGCCGAGCCGGTTCGGTGCCTGAAGAACGGCCTTTGGCTCGCCACCGAAGCCCGCATGCCGTACGCAGTGCTGATGGGGCCGTCGATTCAACACGGCTGTCCGGCTGGTGTGCTGGTCGAAATCGCCATACCCTCCGGTGAAGCAGGTTCGGAGTTTTCACAGGCGTTCTTTCGACAGGTTGAGATCGGAGTCAACGCCGGCCGAGCGTATCGCGGGCGCGTAATCTCGCTCGAACAAGAACAGCGCTTTGCAGGTTTTGGAGGGACGGTGAAAGTCCATCGTCTGCACAAAGTCACACAAGACCAAGTCATCCTTCCGCAAAAGACACTGGCTCTCCTCGAGCGAAACATTCACAAATTTGTCAGTGTTCGCGACCAGATAAAGGATCGCAACTTCTCCGCGAAGAAAGGGCTTCTGTTCTACGGACCGCCAGGCACCGGAAAGACGCACACCATTCACTATCTCGCGTCGGAGCTTCCGGGCCACACAACTTTGCTCGTCACCGCCGAGCAAGTGGCTTGCATCGGCGAATATTTTCGGTTGGCTCGGTTCTTGCAGCCCTCGATCATGATCATCGAAGATGTCGATCTCATTGCGCGTTCGCGCGACCACATTGGAACTCCGTTTCAGGAGGCGCTGCTGAACAAACTGCTCAACGAGATGGATGGGTTGAGGGAAGACGCGGAAGTCATCTTTATTCTGACAACGAACCGGCCAGACAATCTCGAGTCTGCATTGACCGCCCGACCAGGAAGAATCGACCAAGCTATCGAATTTCCGCTACCTGATGAAGATGGTCGCGCCAAGCTCATCCGCCTTTACTCCCGTGGGCTAGAGATCGATGGCGACGTGATTTCGTCCACCGTGAGCAAGACTAAGGGAACAAGCGCTGCTTTTATCAAGGAATTGATGAGGCGCTCAGCTCAGTTTCACTTCGAGAACGCAGACGATGGACGGCTTCGATCATCGTCGGTAGATTCGGCCCTGGAGGAAATGGTCTTCACAGGTGGAGCTCTCAATCTGAAGCTTCTCGGAGGAACCGGATCAGAGCTGGCCGGTATGCGCAGCTCATTCGTCGTTTCCAGCAATTAG